One genomic segment of Amycolatopsis sp. Hca4 includes these proteins:
- a CDS encoding phosphatidylglycerol lysyltransferase domain-containing protein: MVTGTRAQITWKVAGATTVGVITWVTRLAGLLTVGSILVPAGRRSLRGHLAEWLELPQEATVAAATVALVMGVLLVLLAAGLRRRKRRAWQLAVGATVLLTMSHLGLKHVFGAGLVSVLLLIGLIANRRYFVAKPDPVVGRWRAVRVFVQLALAGFVINVILLSVAPRAALEPMGFGDRLAESALALVAASGPAVFHQMWLEDLTAAVGALFGLAAVLVSAYFLLRSAEPAPRLTDEEVARLRRLLDEHGERDSLGYFALRRDKFAVFSKTGKAAVTYRVIAGVALCSADPLGDHEAWPGAIEEYLEVCRRNGWTPAAMGVSELGATVWARFGLEVLEIGDEAVVDAAGFTLDGRTMRGVRQAASRTKRAGYKVLVRRAEDLRPGELAELEVLAANWRGTDTERGFSMALGRMGDPGSVLVTAEQGGRVRGVLQFVPWGTKGLSLDVMRRDRAADNGVNELMISELLLAAGRHGVEQVSLNFAAFRALMEQGRRIGAGPVARMSAKVLHFFSRWIQIETLYRFNAKFQPRWVPRYLVYPGVRELPRVGIATFEAEGLGGRSPRLLRLLQRA; this comes from the coding sequence GTGGTGACGGGGACACGCGCGCAGATCACCTGGAAGGTGGCGGGAGCCACCACCGTGGGGGTGATCACCTGGGTGACCCGGCTGGCCGGGCTGCTGACCGTGGGCTCGATCCTGGTCCCGGCCGGCCGGCGCAGCCTGCGCGGGCACCTGGCCGAGTGGCTGGAGCTGCCGCAGGAGGCAACGGTCGCGGCGGCGACCGTTGCCCTGGTCATGGGCGTCCTGCTGGTGCTGCTGGCCGCGGGGCTCCGGCGCCGCAAGCGCCGGGCCTGGCAGCTGGCCGTTGGCGCGACCGTGCTGCTCACCATGTCGCACCTGGGGCTGAAGCACGTCTTCGGCGCCGGCCTGGTGTCGGTGCTGCTGCTGATCGGCCTGATCGCCAACCGGCGCTACTTCGTCGCGAAGCCGGACCCGGTGGTCGGGCGCTGGCGGGCGGTGCGCGTGTTCGTCCAGCTGGCGCTGGCCGGCTTCGTGATCAACGTCATCCTGCTCTCCGTTGCGCCGCGCGCGGCGCTGGAGCCGATGGGGTTCGGCGACCGGCTCGCGGAGTCGGCGCTCGCGCTGGTCGCGGCCAGCGGGCCCGCCGTGTTCCACCAGATGTGGCTGGAGGACCTCACCGCCGCCGTCGGCGCGCTGTTCGGCCTCGCCGCGGTGCTTGTGTCGGCGTACTTCCTGCTGCGCTCGGCCGAGCCGGCGCCACGGCTGACCGACGAGGAGGTCGCGCGGCTGCGCCGGCTGCTGGACGAGCACGGAGAGCGTGACTCGCTCGGCTACTTCGCGCTGCGACGGGACAAGTTCGCGGTGTTCTCGAAGACGGGCAAGGCGGCGGTCACCTACCGCGTGATCGCCGGGGTCGCGCTGTGCTCGGCCGACCCGCTCGGCGACCACGAGGCCTGGCCGGGCGCGATCGAGGAGTACCTGGAGGTCTGCCGGAGGAACGGCTGGACGCCGGCGGCGATGGGCGTCTCCGAGCTCGGCGCGACGGTGTGGGCCCGGTTCGGCCTGGAGGTCCTGGAGATCGGCGACGAGGCGGTCGTCGACGCGGCGGGGTTCACGTTGGACGGCCGCACCATGCGCGGCGTCCGCCAGGCGGCGTCCCGCACCAAGCGCGCGGGCTACAAGGTGCTGGTGCGCCGGGCCGAGGACCTGCGCCCGGGTGAGCTGGCCGAGCTGGAGGTGCTGGCGGCCAACTGGCGCGGCACGGACACCGAGCGCGGCTTCTCGATGGCACTCGGCCGCATGGGCGACCCGGGCTCGGTGCTGGTGACGGCCGAGCAGGGCGGGCGCGTCCGCGGCGTGCTCCAGTTCGTGCCGTGGGGGACGAAGGGCCTGTCGCTGGACGTCATGCGCCGCGACCGCGCGGCCGACAACGGCGTCAACGAGCTGATGATCTCGGAGCTCCTCCTGGCGGCGGGCCGCCACGGCGTCGAGCAGGTGTCCCTGAACTTCGCGGCGTTCCGCGCCCTGATGGAACAGGGCCGCCGCATCGGCGCGGGCCCGGTCGCCCGCATGTCGGCGAAGGTGCTGCACTTCTTCTCGCGCTGGATCCAGATCGAGACGCTCTACCGGTTCAACGCGAAGTTCCAGCCGCGCTGGGTACCGAGGTACCTGGTGTACCCGGGGGTGCGCGAACTCCCCCGGGTGGGCATCGCGACGTTCGAGGCCGAGGGCCTCGGCGGCCGCTCCCCGCGCCTGCTCAGGCTGCTGCAGCGGGCATAA
- a CDS encoding acetoacetate--CoA ligase: protein MTHTADAPEVLWRPEPGHVADTKIEAFRRWLRAERGVEVDDYRALHEFSVDRGPDFWAAVADFLGVRWHDQPGEVLSGEMPDAVWFEGGTLNYAEHALTPGVAGAVKADDETAVIFHREDGFASHLTYGRLRAQVAAARAALLELGVGKGDRVVALAPNCPQTLVAFLAAASIGAIWSSCSPDFGVRAVADRFVQIEPKVLFAVNAYAYNGRQFDIRTTVADLQAQLPSLAATVLVEYVGEGRMDGALDWDELLAKHEGAPLLFEPVEFAHPLWVLYSSGTTGLPKGIVHGHGGITLEHLKALALQTDLGPGDRFFWFSTTGWMMWNFLISGLLVGTTIVLYDGSPGFPDLNALWHLAEQHRVTYFGTSAPFIQSCLKAGIKPAGRYDLSGLRALGSTGAPLSVEGFRWIVDEVGKDVQICSVSGGTDLCAAFVASAPDVPVWLGELSCPALGAAVNAFDEAGNAVVEEVGELVITKPMPSMPVFFWNDPDGSRLREAYFEMYPGLWRHGDWIRITNRGSAVIYGRSDSTLNRGGVRMGTAEFYRVVEGYDEIADSLVVDTSAAGNEDGQLICFVVLAGGVALEDVEPRLRKELRSALSPRHVPDRFVVVSEIPRTLNGKKCEVPVKKILAGVAPDRAVSRDALANPAALAPFVELAGG from the coding sequence GTGACGCACACCGCCGACGCCCCCGAAGTGCTCTGGCGCCCCGAGCCGGGCCACGTTGCCGACACCAAGATCGAAGCCTTCCGCCGGTGGCTGCGCGCCGAGCGCGGCGTCGAGGTGGACGACTACCGCGCGCTGCACGAGTTCTCGGTCGACCGCGGCCCGGACTTCTGGGCGGCGGTCGCGGACTTCCTCGGCGTCCGCTGGCACGACCAGCCCGGCGAGGTGCTCTCCGGCGAGATGCCGGACGCCGTCTGGTTCGAGGGCGGCACGCTCAACTACGCCGAGCACGCGCTCACCCCCGGCGTCGCGGGCGCGGTGAAGGCCGACGACGAGACGGCCGTGATCTTCCACCGCGAAGACGGCTTCGCGAGCCACCTGACGTACGGCCGGCTTCGCGCGCAGGTCGCCGCCGCCCGGGCCGCGCTGCTCGAACTCGGCGTCGGCAAGGGCGACCGGGTCGTCGCCCTCGCGCCGAACTGCCCGCAGACGCTGGTCGCGTTCCTCGCCGCGGCGAGCATCGGGGCGATCTGGTCGTCGTGCTCGCCGGACTTCGGCGTCCGCGCGGTCGCCGACCGGTTCGTCCAGATCGAGCCGAAGGTGCTCTTCGCGGTCAACGCCTACGCGTACAACGGCCGCCAGTTCGACATCCGGACGACGGTCGCCGACCTGCAGGCGCAGCTGCCGTCGCTGGCCGCGACCGTGCTCGTCGAGTACGTCGGCGAGGGCCGGATGGACGGCGCTCTCGACTGGGACGAGCTGCTCGCGAAGCACGAAGGCGCGCCGCTGCTGTTCGAGCCGGTCGAGTTCGCGCACCCGCTGTGGGTGCTCTACTCGTCGGGCACCACCGGCCTGCCGAAGGGCATCGTGCACGGCCACGGCGGCATCACGCTGGAGCACCTCAAGGCGCTGGCGCTGCAGACCGACCTCGGCCCCGGCGACCGGTTCTTCTGGTTCAGCACCACCGGCTGGATGATGTGGAACTTCCTCATCTCCGGCCTGCTGGTCGGCACGACGATCGTGCTCTACGACGGCAGCCCGGGCTTCCCGGACCTGAACGCGCTCTGGCACCTGGCCGAGCAGCACCGCGTCACCTACTTCGGCACGTCGGCGCCGTTCATCCAGAGCTGCCTCAAGGCCGGCATCAAGCCCGCGGGGCGCTACGACCTCTCCGGCCTGCGCGCGCTGGGCTCCACGGGCGCGCCGTTGAGCGTCGAGGGCTTCCGGTGGATCGTCGACGAGGTCGGGAAGGACGTGCAGATCTGCTCGGTCTCCGGTGGCACCGACCTGTGCGCGGCCTTCGTCGCGTCGGCGCCCGACGTGCCGGTCTGGCTCGGTGAGCTGTCCTGCCCGGCGCTGGGGGCCGCGGTCAACGCGTTCGACGAAGCCGGCAACGCCGTCGTCGAGGAGGTCGGCGAGCTGGTCATCACCAAGCCGATGCCGTCGATGCCGGTGTTCTTCTGGAACGACCCCGACGGCTCGCGGCTGCGTGAGGCCTACTTCGAGATGTACCCCGGGCTGTGGCGGCACGGGGACTGGATCCGGATCACGAACCGCGGCTCGGCGGTGATCTACGGCCGCAGCGACTCGACGCTCAACCGCGGCGGCGTCCGGATGGGCACGGCGGAGTTCTACCGGGTCGTCGAGGGCTACGACGAGATCGCGGATTCCCTGGTCGTGGACACCTCGGCGGCCGGGAACGAGGACGGGCAGCTGATCTGTTTCGTGGTGCTGGCCGGTGGTGTCGCGCTCGAAGACGTCGAGCCGCGGCTGCGCAAGGAGCTCCGTAGCGCGCTGTCACCGCGCCATGTACCCGATCGGTTCGTCGTGGTTTCCGAGATACCTCGTACCTTGAACGGTAAGAAGTGTGAGGTACCGGTGAAGAAGATCCTCGCCGGTGTGGCTCCTGACCGGGCCGTCAGCCGCGATGCGCTGGCCAACCCGGCGGCGCTCGCGCCGTTCGTGGAGCTCGCCGGGGGGTAG
- a CDS encoding dienelactone hydrolase family protein, which produces MTSTSTVDYQRTDGRTLRLTFSEPEGALRGGLVVLHEADGVTDGVKLLLASLATEGWLTVTPHLENDRLTQQDLLDATDLTLAWLVERGVQADLLGVMGFDLGGTAALVVASHRKLGAAVSVGGQQAAELPALVEIAGKLTSPWLGMYGDAGDEAGGADVERLRDAAASAKVATNVVHYPGANHRFDADPGAAAEAWQRTLNWFDAHLR; this is translated from the coding sequence ATGACGTCGACCTCCACCGTGGACTACCAGCGCACCGACGGCCGGACCCTGCGCCTGACCTTTTCGGAACCCGAAGGCGCGCTGCGCGGTGGCTTGGTGGTGCTCCACGAGGCCGACGGCGTCACCGACGGCGTGAAACTGCTGCTCGCCAGCCTCGCCACCGAGGGCTGGCTGACCGTCACCCCGCACCTCGAGAACGACCGCCTCACCCAGCAGGACCTGCTCGACGCGACCGACTTGACGCTGGCCTGGCTGGTCGAGCGCGGTGTCCAGGCGGACCTGCTCGGCGTGATGGGCTTCGACCTCGGCGGCACCGCGGCGCTGGTCGTCGCGTCGCACCGCAAGCTCGGTGCGGCGGTCAGCGTCGGCGGGCAGCAGGCCGCGGAGCTGCCCGCGCTGGTCGAGATCGCCGGGAAGCTCACCAGCCCGTGGCTGGGCATGTACGGCGACGCCGGCGACGAGGCGGGCGGCGCCGACGTCGAGCGCCTGCGTGACGCCGCCGCGTCGGCGAAGGTCGCCACCAACGTCGTCCACTACCCGGGCGCGAACCACCGCTTCGACGCCGATCCGGGCGCGGCCGCGGAGGCCTGGCAGCGCACGCTGAACTGGTTCGACGCGCACCTGCGGTGA
- the hisC gene encoding histidinol-phosphate transaminase translates to MPSVSPRADLESLPKYVPGRTIEGAIKLASNEVPGGALPSVAQAIAAAAAGINRYPDTGSQALRERLARELDVPVERVAIGCGSVSLCQQTIQAVCAPGDEVIFGWRSFEAYPIVTQVANAVSVKVPITEGQELDLDAMLAAITDRTRVVFVCNPNNPTGTAVRRAELERFLAAVPEHVLVVLDEAYKEFVTDPEVPDGVEYTRSRPNVMVLRTFSKAYGLAGLRVGYAVAPEPIADALRQVYVAFSVNMLAQVAALASLDAADELLARCQDIVAERGRVRDALLAAGYRVPETQANFVWLPLGDQAVPFAEHALDRKLVVRPFAGDGVRVTIGTPEENDLFLAAAREFSSRTA, encoded by the coding sequence ATGCCGTCCGTGTCCCCGCGTGCCGATCTCGAATCGTTGCCGAAATACGTCCCCGGCCGGACGATCGAAGGCGCGATCAAGCTGGCGAGCAACGAGGTGCCCGGCGGCGCGCTGCCGAGCGTCGCGCAGGCGATCGCCGCGGCCGCGGCCGGGATCAACCGCTACCCGGACACCGGCTCGCAGGCGCTGCGCGAACGGCTGGCGCGCGAGCTGGACGTGCCGGTGGAGCGGGTCGCGATCGGCTGCGGCTCGGTGTCGCTGTGCCAGCAGACGATCCAGGCAGTGTGCGCGCCCGGCGACGAGGTCATCTTCGGCTGGCGCTCGTTCGAGGCGTACCCGATCGTCACGCAGGTCGCGAACGCCGTCTCGGTGAAGGTGCCGATCACCGAGGGCCAGGAGCTCGACCTCGACGCGATGCTCGCGGCGATCACCGACCGGACGCGCGTGGTCTTCGTCTGCAACCCGAACAACCCGACCGGGACGGCGGTCCGGCGCGCCGAGCTGGAGCGGTTCCTGGCCGCGGTGCCCGAGCACGTGCTGGTCGTGCTGGACGAGGCCTACAAGGAGTTCGTCACCGACCCCGAGGTGCCCGACGGTGTCGAGTACACCCGCAGCCGGCCGAACGTCATGGTGCTCCGCACGTTCTCGAAGGCGTACGGCCTCGCCGGCCTTCGCGTCGGTTACGCGGTCGCGCCCGAGCCGATCGCGGACGCGCTTCGCCAGGTGTACGTGGCCTTCTCGGTGAACATGCTGGCCCAGGTGGCCGCGCTGGCATCGCTCGACGCGGCCGACGAGCTGCTGGCCCGCTGCCAGGACATCGTCGCCGAGCGCGGGCGGGTGCGGGACGCCCTGCTGGCGGCGGGCTACCGGGTGCCGGAGACGCAGGCGAACTTCGTCTGGCTGCCGCTCGGTGACCAGGCCGTCCCGTTCGCCGAGCACGCGCTGGACCGCAAGCTCGTGGTCCGCCCGTTCGCCGGCGACGGTGTCCGCGTGACCATCGGGACGCCCGAGGAGAACGACCTCTTCCTGGCCGCGGCCCGCGAGTTCAGTTCGCGAACTGCTTGA
- a CDS encoding sulfite exporter TauE/SafE family protein: MTWWHALIIVVAGIWAGTINAVVGSGTLVTFPVLVALGYPPVTATTSNAIGLAPGTLSGAWGYRHELEGYWPQTAKFAVASFLGAIGGTILLLSLPKDAFEAVVPVLVGLAVILVIIQPKVSKWVAERREQNGTEHKPGPLLMFLIFLIGIYGGYFTAAQGVMLMAVMGMLLSEPLQKLNGVKNVLAAVVNLVAGLIYAFVAPVSWAVVLWLAVGSTAGGFLGAKIGRKLPPAVLRGVIVVIGVAAVVQLVVKQFAN; the protein is encoded by the coding sequence ATGACGTGGTGGCACGCGCTGATCATCGTGGTCGCCGGGATCTGGGCGGGGACGATCAACGCCGTCGTCGGCTCCGGGACGCTCGTCACCTTCCCGGTGCTCGTCGCGCTCGGCTACCCGCCCGTGACCGCCACCACCTCGAACGCCATCGGCCTGGCGCCCGGCACGCTCAGCGGGGCCTGGGGGTACCGGCACGAGCTCGAGGGCTACTGGCCGCAGACCGCGAAGTTCGCCGTCGCGTCCTTCCTCGGCGCCATCGGCGGCACCATCCTGCTGCTCTCGCTGCCGAAGGACGCCTTCGAAGCCGTCGTCCCGGTGCTCGTCGGGCTGGCCGTGATCCTCGTGATCATCCAGCCGAAGGTCTCGAAGTGGGTCGCCGAGCGGCGGGAGCAGAACGGGACCGAGCACAAACCCGGGCCGCTGCTGATGTTCCTCATCTTCCTCATCGGCATCTACGGCGGGTACTTCACCGCGGCGCAGGGCGTGATGCTGATGGCCGTGATGGGGATGCTGCTGTCGGAGCCGCTGCAGAAGCTCAACGGCGTCAAGAACGTCCTCGCCGCCGTCGTGAACCTGGTCGCCGGGCTCATCTACGCGTTCGTCGCGCCGGTCAGCTGGGCCGTCGTGCTGTGGCTGGCGGTCGGCTCGACCGCCGGCGGCTTCCTCGGCGCGAAGATCGGCCGGAAGCTGCCGCCGGCGGTGCTGCGCGGCGTGATCGTGGTGATCGGCGTCGCCGCCGTCGTCCAGCTCGTGGTCAAGCAGTTCGCGAACTGA
- a CDS encoding RNA polymerase sigma factor, whose protein sequence is MRAADEDRFREFARDNAVPLRRYGYLLCGDWHLAEDLVQTTLHKLYGAWPRVRGTDRPVSYARQTLTRCWLDERRRPWRRSERHTGAVPEVEDAAADPAVLQQHAGLRAELATALAALAPRQRAVLVLRYFCDLPVAEVARELRCSEGTVRSQATRALRTLRGAFPDALAESEL, encoded by the coding sequence ATGCGGGCAGCCGACGAGGATCGGTTTCGCGAGTTCGCCAGGGACAACGCCGTGCCGCTGCGCCGGTACGGCTACCTGCTGTGCGGCGACTGGCACCTGGCCGAAGACCTCGTCCAGACCACGCTGCACAAGCTGTACGGCGCGTGGCCGCGGGTCCGCGGCACCGACCGGCCGGTGAGCTACGCGCGGCAGACGCTGACCCGCTGCTGGCTCGACGAACGGCGGCGGCCGTGGCGGCGGTCCGAGCGGCACACCGGCGCGGTGCCCGAGGTCGAGGACGCTGCGGCGGATCCGGCCGTGCTCCAGCAGCACGCCGGCCTGCGTGCCGAACTGGCCACGGCGCTGGCGGCGCTCGCGCCCCGGCAGCGGGCGGTGCTGGTGCTGCGGTACTTCTGCGACCTGCCGGTCGCCGAAGTGGCCCGTGAGCTGCGGTGTTCGGAGGGCACGGTCCGGAGCCAGGCCACCAGGGCGCTGCGGACCCTCCGCGGCGCCTTCCCGGATGCGCTGGCAGAAAGCGAGCTGTGA
- a CDS encoding VOC family protein has protein sequence MTARFKDLALDANDHQALADWWCRALGYVRRDSLTGDTRPDDWPVPIVDPAGEGPLIWLNPVPERKTVKNRMHLDVFGDPAELVAMGATLIRARGGDVDWDQLADPEGNEFCVFTPQSLPER, from the coding sequence ATGACAGCGCGGTTCAAAGACCTCGCCTTGGACGCGAACGACCACCAGGCGCTGGCGGACTGGTGGTGCCGGGCGCTCGGCTACGTCCGCCGCGACTCGCTGACCGGCGACACGCGCCCGGACGACTGGCCGGTCCCGATCGTCGACCCCGCGGGCGAGGGGCCGCTGATCTGGCTCAACCCGGTGCCGGAGCGGAAGACGGTGAAGAACCGCATGCACCTGGACGTCTTCGGCGACCCCGCGGAGCTGGTGGCGATGGGGGCCACCCTGATCCGGGCGCGGGGAGGTGATGTCGACTGGGACCAGCTGGCGGACCCCGAGGGCAACGAGTTCTGCGTCTTCACCCCGCAGTCACTTCCAGAGCGCTAG
- a CDS encoding GNAT family N-acetyltransferase, translating into MITGMDILGAWVQGWAVSRATSPPVAEPDGYRVDVGLPGHRVRYLLRAPAAVPARARAAAAPGTWLKTCGSRAEVLAGLTPAWTAGETEYLMAVEGPLPPVAVPPGYAVTVTGEGPVWRVLVSSGGEPAAHGQVGVAAGVAVFDKIETEPAHRRRGLGRLVMHRLGEAAAASSSALLASEAGRGLYTALGWRVVSDVVPAHVPEGAA; encoded by the coding sequence ATGATCACCGGCATGGACATCTTGGGGGCGTGGGTGCAGGGCTGGGCGGTGTCGCGGGCGACGTCGCCGCCGGTCGCCGAGCCCGACGGCTACCGCGTCGACGTCGGCCTGCCCGGGCACCGGGTGCGGTACCTGCTGCGCGCGCCGGCGGCGGTGCCGGCCCGGGCGCGGGCGGCGGCCGCGCCCGGCACGTGGCTGAAGACGTGCGGCTCGCGTGCCGAGGTGCTGGCGGGCCTGACCCCGGCGTGGACGGCGGGGGAGACGGAGTACCTGATGGCCGTCGAGGGTCCGTTGCCACCGGTGGCGGTCCCGCCGGGGTACGCGGTGACGGTGACCGGCGAAGGGCCGGTGTGGCGGGTGCTGGTGTCGTCCGGCGGCGAACCGGCGGCCCACGGCCAGGTCGGGGTGGCGGCCGGCGTCGCGGTGTTCGACAAGATCGAGACGGAGCCGGCGCACCGCCGCCGTGGCCTCGGCCGGCTGGTGATGCACCGGCTGGGCGAGGCGGCGGCCGCGAGCTCGAGCGCGCTGCTGGCGTCCGAAGCCGGGCGCGGGCTGTACACCGCGCTCGGCTGGCGGGTGGTGTCCGACGTCGTCCCGGCGCACGTCCCGGAAGGAGCGGCATGA
- a CDS encoding FadR/GntR family transcriptional regulator, whose protein sequence is MDTEQVWSATVDRLRARIDSGDLPPGSRLPAERVLCEELGISRGSLRQALRVLDSIGYVQIRAGSGTYVREQQEQPLRTWFTEHDQLVEKLFDLRATVEPTLAERLARHATARTVSRLEDNVAEMAQAAEDGDMLHVIAADAEFHRVIAQNAGNDDVAGLLRSVLALVGEERRAALRLPGQIRKAVADHRAILDAIRRSDPAAARELTLKHLVEAKTYAHDFAAHPETR, encoded by the coding sequence GTGGACACCGAGCAGGTCTGGAGCGCGACCGTCGACCGGCTGCGGGCGCGGATCGACTCCGGCGACCTGCCGCCGGGCAGCAGGCTGCCCGCCGAACGGGTGCTCTGCGAGGAGCTCGGCATCAGCCGGGGCTCGCTGCGGCAGGCGCTGCGGGTCCTCGACTCCATCGGCTACGTCCAGATCCGGGCCGGCTCCGGCACCTACGTCCGCGAACAGCAGGAACAGCCGCTGCGGACCTGGTTCACCGAGCACGACCAGCTCGTCGAGAAGCTCTTCGACCTCCGGGCGACCGTCGAGCCCACCCTGGCCGAGCGGCTGGCCCGGCACGCCACCGCGCGGACCGTCAGCAGGCTCGAGGACAACGTCGCCGAGATGGCGCAGGCCGCCGAAGACGGCGACATGCTGCACGTCATCGCCGCCGACGCCGAGTTCCACCGGGTGATCGCACAGAACGCGGGCAACGACGACGTCGCCGGGCTCCTGCGGTCCGTGCTCGCCCTGGTCGGCGAGGAGCGGCGGGCAGCGCTGCGGCTGCCCGGGCAGATCCGCAAGGCCGTCGCCGACCACCGCGCCATCCTCGACGCCATCCGCCGCTCCGACCCGGCCGCGGCCCGCGAGCTGACCCTCAAGCACCTGGTCGAGGCCAAGACCTACGCGCACGACTTCGCCGCGCACCCGGAAACGCGCTAG
- a CDS encoding class I SAM-dependent methyltransferase — protein sequence MKLLGVVMEKVHFTEEKATNLATLYGRALDYRSAHPILGDKAADDAVRRIDYDFSRIGISPDRAVSVVLRAKPIDDWTAEYLRAHPDAIVLHLGCGLDTRFQRLAPPESAHWYDVDYPEVIELREKLYDKAPNQTHIGTSVTDFAWLDQVPSDRTALIVAEGLTMYLKPETGTELFRRLAAKFPSGELICDLFSRMAIKSQKINTPVRRAGATLYWGVDDPRDLEPCGLTLESSLDAAHWATPDVLAKMGPITRFQLRLLKVFPPLARTAHIVRYRF from the coding sequence GTGAAACTTCTGGGGGTCGTGATGGAGAAGGTCCACTTCACCGAAGAGAAGGCCACCAACCTGGCCACGCTCTACGGCCGCGCGCTCGACTACCGCAGTGCCCACCCGATCCTCGGCGACAAGGCGGCGGACGACGCCGTCCGCCGGATCGACTACGACTTCTCCAGGATCGGCATCTCCCCGGACCGCGCGGTGTCGGTCGTCCTGCGCGCGAAGCCGATCGACGACTGGACCGCGGAGTACCTGCGCGCCCACCCGGACGCGATCGTGCTGCACCTGGGCTGCGGCCTGGACACCCGGTTCCAGCGCCTCGCGCCGCCGGAGAGCGCGCACTGGTACGACGTCGACTACCCCGAGGTCATCGAGCTGCGGGAGAAGCTCTACGACAAGGCGCCGAACCAGACGCACATCGGCACGTCGGTGACCGACTTCGCGTGGCTGGACCAGGTGCCCTCGGACCGGACGGCGCTGATCGTCGCCGAAGGTCTCACGATGTACCTGAAGCCCGAGACCGGCACCGAGCTGTTCCGCCGCCTGGCCGCGAAGTTCCCGTCCGGCGAGCTGATCTGCGACCTCTTCAGCCGGATGGCCATCAAGAGCCAGAAGATCAACACCCCGGTCCGCCGGGCGGGCGCGACGCTCTACTGGGGTGTCGACGACCCGCGCGACCTCGAACCCTGCGGCCTCACCCTCGAGTCCTCATTGGACGCCGCACACTGGGCGACCCCGGACGTGCTGGCCAAGATGGGGCCGATCACCCGGTTCCAGCTGCGGTTGCTGAAGGTCTTCCCGCCGCTGGCGCGGACCGCGCACATCGTGCGGTACCGCTTCTAA
- a CDS encoding FBP domain-containing protein, whose protein sequence is MEPLGQDEIRASFVNCTRGEAKGVTLPAQPSEIPWERREFLGWRDPKAPGRAYLVLPHGGEVVGLALRAAPPPKSRLRSNICGFCTTTHGLADITLFSGKRAGKSGRDGNTLGIYACGNLGCCQYVRGELKSDVPQPFETLTLEERVARLEEKLHKFVARVLESR, encoded by the coding sequence ATGGAACCACTCGGCCAGGACGAGATCCGGGCCTCGTTCGTCAACTGCACGCGCGGCGAAGCCAAGGGTGTGACGCTGCCCGCCCAGCCCTCGGAAATCCCGTGGGAGCGGCGGGAGTTCCTCGGCTGGCGCGACCCGAAGGCACCCGGGCGCGCCTACCTCGTGCTGCCCCACGGCGGTGAAGTCGTCGGGCTCGCCCTGCGTGCGGCACCGCCGCCGAAGTCACGCCTGCGCAGCAACATCTGCGGCTTCTGCACGACGACGCACGGGCTCGCCGACATCACGCTCTTCTCCGGCAAGCGCGCCGGGAAGTCCGGCCGTGACGGCAACACGCTGGGCATCTACGCCTGCGGGAATCTCGGCTGCTGCCAGTACGTCCGGGGCGAGCTCAAGTCCGACGTCCCCCAGCCGTTCGAGACGCTGACGCTCGAGGAGCGCGTCGCGCGGCTGGAAGAGAAGCTGCACAAGTTCGTGGCGCGCGTGCTGGAGTCGCGTTAG